The sequence ATTTAATGCTTTGTATGTAATAAGCATAACCTTAAAATCAACCCTGCAGTCGAGATGAGATTGATCTGGGAATACCAGAgaacagagcattgcagtaatcttGTCtggatgttataaaagcatgcatcaaccTCTCTGCATCTTGCATGGAGAGAAAGTACCTTAGCTtagaaatatttcttaaatgaaaaaaggatcaTTTGGTTATCTTTCTAATATAAGGTTCAAATGAGAGATATGGGTCAAAGATTACACCAGGATTTCTCATTTCAGACCTCAGCTTGAATAGAAAGCTGTCAACTGCAAAAACATCTGAATTTGTATGGTTTAATTGATTTTTGATGCTATAGGTTGGTTAATAAGAGCAAAAGCTGCAAAGGTTTGATCTGCTTTAGCATGGTCTGGGTAACTAGTTTTACCAGTATAGCAGAATGTTTCATCGAGGTTGAGTGTGCTATTTGATATCTGATTTCTTATATTAATAATTGCATTGTTAAAATAATCCATGAAGTCATCCCAGCTTATTGGTAGTTGGGTATTTATGGTGGACtcctgtttatttgttagttttgcAATTGTTTCAACGCAATGCCTGTGGTTCTCCTGTCGTATTTATTCACCAAGTAAATTGGTATCGGTGATAATACGACAAAGTAGTGTGAGCAACGTTATAGAAACGCTATACTTCTATTATACATTCTCCGGATACCACACGATTTATATACAGAAACGGGTTCCAGATCTCCAGTCAACATTaaaaatgctttggactgatcttaaaaaaaaaaaaaaaaaaaaaaaggttgtagccaagcattgtgtatccaatcagtctgagctgaaggaaatatacAAGACAGAATGgacccagatttcaccaacaagatgtaacatccTGGTTACGAATGATTATAAACGTCTGAAAACCGTAATAAAAGCAAGAGCCACACGAAATattaaagcaggggtgccaatgcATTTATCTTGAACCAATATAaagaaataagtatttttttaatataaagattatttgtcttactagaaattgtgtattttgttgatGTATTAAAAAGTGATTAAAATTTGTTTGCCCTTAATTTTAGGATGAATTAAAACCATATAATTTGCCAtcttaccttgaattatggtatattatcttatatactagatataatatatatatatatatatatatatatatatatatatatatatatatatatatatatatactgaacttgcattaaacattaaaacaaaagtgtaCAATTGAACAGGAATGTAGGACACGgcagcattttcatttttcaaataataatagaataaatgTTGGATTTCTACgagggtttttattttatgtttgagtTATTACTTGTTTTAGCATATGTCTTTATAGTATTAATCAATGTGGTTCATTTGctgttatttgtgttatatggTTTCGCCGTTCTTAACAGTGGTTAAGTGGTCTCTGCATGTTATAAATGCATTGTACACAAACCTTCTTATGAAAGCCTCTTAGAGTTTAAATACTTCACATTTTTGAAGAGGAGGACCGATTTTTAGAATGCCACAGGTATGTTTTCCTGTTATTTTGGAGAGTAATGTGACCGCATGGTGCTTCCTAAGTATTCCATCTGACGTCACTGGGCTTTATTAGCAAGCCGAGCAGAGCCACCATCAGCAGTTGCATTTAATTCTCTCGCGTGTTCAGTCGAACTGTTCCTCGTCTTGTAGTTCCGCACTGCCTTATCTCATGCAAGGGGCTACACTGTGACTCTTGCAAGCTTTATTCATCCAAAAAGAGACTTCACCGCAGAGCCTAAGAAAAACCATCAGTGCCAAAAGGATCAAAAGGAGACGACCGCCTATGAAATTCTTCATTTCCACTAGCAATACCGGGTAAGAATATTATATCAAAATGTTTTAGGAGCGCTGACAAGAAACCATTTCTTAAAATATTGCATCTATCTATATCGAAACGTCCCTGAAATAAATCTTCCCTtcctaatctctctctctctctctctctctctctctctctctctctctctctctctctctctctctctctctctctctctctctctctctctctctctctctctcttattgtCGTTTCACCATCGCGTCTAGTACAGTTCAATAATTTTTCTAGACGGCTTCAATCGATAGGTAATgaaaagttattatttattattattattattattattatattattattattattattattaataataataataataataataataaataataataataataataataataataataatattatgccCATTGAATAATGTAGATGCACATTGAATTACCCAGCATGTCTTCTCGTATTCAAActcattttcccttttttctttttccagagtAATCTAATTTAGAAGAGATGAATGAAACCCTCCTTGTGAATGAAACGACAGTTCCAGCCCCCTGGATTGAAGCCAGCAATGGAAATACATCCTTGGAGCTTTTTTCTGAACCTGTGGCGTTTGCCATCAACCCCTGGGACATCATGCTATGTATATCTGGGACTATTATTGCCTGTGAGAACGTGATTGTTGTGGCCATCATATTTTACACACCATCCTTGAGAGCACCTATGTTTGTGTTGATTGGTAGCCTTGCAACAGCAGATCTCCTGGCTGGCATGGGATTAATACTGAACTTTGTATTCCAATATTTAATTCCATCTGAGACTATCAGCCTTGTCACTGTGGGGTTTCTGGTTGCCTCATTCACTGCTTCAATTAGCAGCCTGCTAGCCATTACTGTTGACCGGTATCTTTCACTTTACAATGCCCTGACTTACTTCTCAGAAAGGACCATATTCTGTATCCACATGTTGTTGGTCATTATATGGGGTGTCTCCATTTGCTTGGGTCTTTTGCCTATATTTGGTTGGAACTGCCTGAATGATCTGTCAGCTTGCAGTATTGTCAAACCCTTGACCAGAAGCAACATGACCTTATTGGCTATATCTTTTTTTGTGATATTTATGGTCATGTTAAACCTATATTTCAAGATCTGCAAGATAGTATGCAGGCACGCCCATCAGATTGCTCTCCAGCAACACTTCTTCACAACGTCGCACTATGTGGCCACCAAGAAGGGCATCTCGACTCTTGCCATAATCCTCGGGACCTTTGGGGCGAGTTGGCTACCCTTTGCCATCTACTGCTTAGTTGGCGATCACGACTCTCCGTCGGTGTACACTTACGCCACTCTTTTGCCAGCGACCTATAACTCCATGATCAATCCAGTCATTTATGCTTTCAGGAACCAGGAGATTCAAAGGTCGATTTTCATCTTATTTTGTGGCTGTTTCCAGACAAACACTTCTTATCGTTCAAGATCTCCAAGTGAAGTTTAAGTGATTGATGTTGACTTGTAACTTTTGCAAAGTGACAATCTGCTTTTGAATtgattgtttgaaaatgtgtagcGTATTACCATTATCTATTTGTAGCTCTGTAAGAACTAAAGAGTGAAATAAATTGACGGGGCGCGTTGAGTAAGTGAGCAGCTTACTTAAGAACATGTTCAGCTCCGCGCCTACTGAGCAGCTCAAAGCGCAACGAAGCAGATTTCTTCTGTGATCTGATTGAGTGAGCCATGCAATTCTCGCTCTGAGCCACTCAGTTACTTAATACACCCAGTGTGAACAGAGATGACTAACGCTGTTAATCAGGCAGTGTTTACCACTGAAAACTATTATTAAAGATAATAAGCACATTGTATTGTGTCATTTTGTTACCCCAAAGCTGGCTTCATAACACTGTAAACAACATGTTCTAGAACACATTTTAGTGTTTAGTATGCTTAACACTGTAATGCATACATTGGTAACATTCTTTTTGTGTGTCCAAATTATATTCTcaaatattctaaaaaaaaaaaaaaaaaaaaaacagtacataagATAGTTATTATAGAGAAACAGAGGTAAATACAGATACAGAAAATgagaattattatttaataatttatgtatatttttgcCTGATTAGCATGACCCAAAGTGGTTTgataaatcttttgtcttgtgtaatgtggaaatatttaaaattctctttaaaaaaaagcactttatttatgtatttaactgTAACTAGTGATGGACTGTTTTGTATTATgttgtgttacatggtgtataTTTTATACTGGAAGAATACATAAACACTAATAAATATTCATGGTTTTCTACTTCAAGTTTGATTTGTTGATGTGACTTTCTAACTATTGACCTCAATGGCTGGACAATTAAAGACAATCGCTATCTTGAGTTCTGCACTGGCAAACATCGATTATTCCCTTAAAGCATTATTGTTATCGTATGAAATAGcaggctgtaaaaaaaacaaacaaatgaaatgcatCAGTGATCAATCCTGCAAGAAGATACAATAACTGGCATCATCTTAGACTTTATTAACATAAATGAATAAAGtactatattaaaaaacattgtaCACCTCAAACTAAAATGATACACAAAActgttaataaacaaatacaaataaaataatgtgttattgtaCATGCCATTTGTTTACTATAACCTTCTATTCTGCAACATAATTTTAGTAAGACTTCTATGGTTGTCATGACTGTAGCTGCTTCTTCATTATCCCTTGGATTGCAATTGACGTCAGAGGAGTCAAGTAAGTGCAGACTTTGATTTGAAAATGCAGTTTGGATCTGCAGCAATACCTGAGCAGAATAAAATTAACTGGaagatgcgtttttttttttttattcagttcaaTTAAAAGGACAGTCACTACGGTATCAGTTGAGTATTTGATAATACAAAGCTCCTTGTGTAATAAATGACAGTTTAGCAATGACAATAAAGAAAAGGGGGTAGCGGTAAGGCTCATTACAAGTCTTAGCATAACAACGGGCTATGTTTTGTGTGTCCTTTTAACTATTTGGCTTACTATTCTAAACGAGAAAGGCAAAATAATCAAACTCCATGTCATGTTATTGTCGTCATTCTTAATGAGCTAGAATAAAATGCCAGAACACTATTGGAGTCAATGAGGACCAGCGCCTGATAATTTGTGGTTACTGTGTAATGTGAATCACATCTATCAGTCAGACACCTGAATTGCACCACACCTAATATGACTTTGGGGGATAAAAGCATTACATTAAAGATACACAACTTTTTAAATAGCATATgttattattcaatattattcaAATTATACACATACTATGAAGAAAAGTGGAAATTGGATTGCTAAACACTATTGTAATGAATAAACTGAATATGTCTACTAGGCTAGTATATTTCAAGTTCTGATGCAAAAGGGCTTAGGCTATTTGTTGAtcaacattcattttttaatacttttatgCTTTTTTTGCACAATTATTGATGAGCTGATAGTCGGCTTTCTTATTTTCTATCCTAATTGTACAATTGAGATGTTCATCAGCTTTTTCAAGGATTCAGCTGTGAAGCACCTGtcaaacaccatttaaaaatacagtacatttgaaaGTAATGCTGAAtatcatacattttaatttacaaatgcaACATGTATAACTGGTTTTATCCACACATACTTTGCTCTCACAGGCGTTTCTCACTCTGTTAAGGCTTCAGTTGTGTTTATATGTGGGAGCCATTCTCCTccgtatatagtatatatagattctgatactctcaataacctgTGGTAAAG is a genomic window of Polyodon spathula isolate WHYD16114869_AA chromosome 6, ASM1765450v1, whole genome shotgun sequence containing:
- the LOC121316579 gene encoding G-protein coupled receptor 6-like, translated to MNETLLVNETTVPAPWIEASNGNTSLELFSEPVAFAINPWDIMLCISGTIIACENVIVVAIIFYTPSLRAPMFVLIGSLATADLLAGMGLILNFVFQYLIPSETISLVTVGFLVASFTASISSLLAITVDRYLSLYNALTYFSERTIFCIHMLLVIIWGVSICLGLLPIFGWNCLNDLSACSIVKPLTRSNMTLLAISFFVIFMVMLNLYFKICKIVCRHAHQIALQQHFFTTSHYVATKKGISTLAIILGTFGASWLPFAIYCLVGDHDSPSVYTYATLLPATYNSMINPVIYAFRNQEIQRSIFILFCGCFQTNTSYRSRSPSEV